From Slackia heliotrinireducens DSM 20476:
CTGCCAAGCGGTGAGTAATCGTCAGCATAACCTGGGCATATGCCATTAGCGAGCATGGCGTAGAGCGTGGCGCACATGCTGTAGGTATCTGCTTTCAGGCCGCTTGAGGGCATCTGCGTATCGACATCGGCGAACATCTGCTCCGGGGCCGCAAAACCGAAAGTGCCCACCGACTCGGAGTTGACGCGCTCATCCTTGCACAGCCCGAAGTCCAGCAGACGCGCCTGCCCGTCGGCGTTGATGACGATGTTGTCGGGCTTGATGTCGCGATGCGGTATTTGCGTACGGGAGTTGCAGGCGTTCGAGCCGAACCTGACGATCGGTTTGATGTAGGCTAGCGCCTGCTCGCAGGTCAGTGCAGAGCATGCATCTGGATCGCTCAGAAGCGCACCCAGATTGGTTCCCTCGATGAGCTCCATGACCACCGCAGAGTGGAGGTCCAGGTCAACAGCCTTATGAAGGGCCAGACCATAGGCGTAGGGACGTGGAACCGTCAGGTCGTTCTCGTGCAGGCGGAGCGCCTGCCACTCGGTTTCGGCATCGTCCTTATTGGCGTACATCTTGAGAGCGTACCTGCGCCCGTCCAGACTGACGGACAGCACCTGCGCCTGGCCGCCCTTGCCCAGCTCGGCATCGAGAACGAATCCAAGCCGGCCGTCGAGCAGGGAAAACTCGTCGCCCGACATTCTATCGACGAAGAACACGATATCAGGTTCACTGGTGGGTGATTTCGGCTGCGGTGTTTGGGTCGGACGCATGTCAGTCCTCTATTTCGCCGCGTCGATCAAAGCGCTTACGTGGCGCTTGTCCTGCTCGCGGATGACAGTCTCAGCATCCAGGCAATATGCGAAACGTAGCAGGGCGCTTTCAGAATACGGTCCGAATTCGGCGCCCAGATAGCCGCAAACAATCTCGTCGCCGGGTTCCAGGCGCTCGACTGGCGACGCCTGTACATATGCGTCGTCGCCCCTGATGAACGTACCGTTGCTGGAATCCAAATCGTAGACGTACCAACGGCCGCCGTCGCACAGCACCATGGCGTGGATACCGGAAGCTCCGCCGTTCGCATCAGAAAGCTGGAGCACCTTGGTACGTCGATTCTCGGTCAGGTGGCTGAATTTGAGCTTCTTGACCTTCGCCTTGTAGTCGTCGGCCTTTCCGTTTCGCCCGATGAATACCACATCGGCATCGGAGAAGGTTCCCATGACGCCGTGCAACCCAGGGGCCCCGTCGAACATCTGGATCAAGGCAATGCTCTTGGCGTCGGCAGGCAGGACGTCGCTTTCCGAAGAGCCGATAACATTTGCATCGGTGACCTGGTAGTTCGGCGGCAGCGCGGCTTTAGACGACGGGCCGTAGATGACAGCTGAAACCATCCGCTCGATAAGCACGTCGAATACGCTTCCCAAAGAAGGCTTTCCGCCACGCACGGGCGACGGTATCTCTACCATATTGTTTGCGTCCATGTCGCGCAGCAACGCCTCGATGCCGTTGGCAAAGGCGTCGATTTCGAATTCTCGGTACCGCTCGGCGCGGAAGCCCAGCCGCATGGCAGGCAGGATTTCGTCTTCCAACGTTTCCTTCAGGTTGTAGATCCCCTCGAGCGAATCCTTCAGGTACATGAAGCGACAGGCCAGATCGTCCTGGTCCGCGTCCAGGCTCTCTACTGCGATGCCTGCGAGGCGCGCCACAGTCGCATGTGGGTCGCGCAGCATGACAGACGCATTGCGCAGGGCGGTCGCGGACTTCCCCACCCCGCCGGCGCCCAGCCAGCATTCCTCAAAGGCTTTGGGCTTGTCGGCAGCCTTCCAGATGTTGGAAAGTCGCGATTTGGATTCGAAACGGTCAGTGTTGTTGAATATGGCTGTGGCCAGCAGTTTTGCTGACAGCTTATAGTCGTGGTACGGGTTGTATTCCTCATAGTCGCCGCTGCTCGACATGCCCGAAAGGCCGGCGAAGCGTCCGTAGCCGGTAGAGATCTTGCCCAGAGTTTCGCAGAAGGCCTGCAGGCCTGAGTAACATATTTCGATTTCAGGGTTCATGCTTTTAACGGACATCGTGCGCCTCCCTTTCGTTTTCTGAAATTGTATCAGACGGCGCACGTGAAACCTGGCTCGACGGCTAGGCGACATGTGCTCCAATCAACACCTGAAACGCCTGGTTTGCACGAATGAAGCGCTTGCGGGGGTCGGGGTCTATGCAGCATGCAAGCCAACGGCCCAGTCGGGTGTCGGGAAGCAAGTTGGGGCTCAGACGGCGTCCGTATCGCGCGGCTACCAGCCCCAGTGCCAGCATGTACAGGTCGGCCTGCTCCAGGCTCAGCGCGGCGTTGGGGCTGTAGCCGTTGCGGAGCAGCCCCGGGTTGTACGGACCGCCCGTGGTACAGCTGATACCCAGATCGATTATCTTCAAACCTGTTGGCGTGAGCATGATGTTTCCGGGATGCAGGTCGCGATGGGCCAGCCCGCATCCGTGGAGCACCGACAGCGCGAGGGTGGCGTGCTTGGCGTATTCCAGGGTCTTGCGCTCGCCCAGATGGCGGGTGGATTCGATGACGCTCTTGAGGGAATGGCCCTCAAGCAGCTCCATAGCCATGCAGAGGTTACCGTTGAGCTGCGGATACTTCTCGGAGAATATGCGCTTGCAGGAATAGACCTCGGGAAAGTACGCGCTGCCGGAAACGGTCTGCAGGGCTCGGTACTCGTGCATGAGTCCGCGCTCGTCCGAACCGCTCGAACCGCCGTCCACCTTGAGGGCGACGGTCCGGCGCAGCTCGGAGTCGTAGGCGCGGTAGAGCCTGGCGTATCCGCCGACGGCGAAGGGGGTCGGGCTTTCCAGGGTCAGCATGGCCGTCTCCTAATACGAGGTGACGATTTCCATCAGGAAGTTCGCCGCCATGCCCGCGAGGTCCAGAACCAAGCCGCCGATCAGGGCGAAGAACTCCCCTGCGTAGCTTAGGAACGAGGGTTCGACGGCGTACACGACGAACAGGAAGAACAGTGCGGCGAAGACGCCTGCCTTGGCCAGGTCCTTGGAGAACATGGTGAACAGGTACAGCGCCAATACGCCGACGATGACGGCTTCCATAATCAACACCTCCAGGTCGGTTTCCAACAGAACTGCTACATCGTTCCAGTTCAGGGCGAAATGCAAGGCCACCGAAGCGAGCATGACCGCGATGACCATCTTGACCGCCAGGGATATGCTATGCGAAGCGGGCTCCATGCATTTCGCAATCTGCGTCCGCACGCCCTCGCGCATGCCGTCGATCGCCTTGCGGGCATCGCGCCTGGTTCGCTGCAGCGCCTGGGAGCGCTTCTCACGGGCGGCCTTGCGTTCCTGGTCAAGCTTGAGCCTTGCGGCTTCGCGCTGCTCGCTACGCTCCTGAATCCGTTCCTCCACGGTGTGCCACTTGGTGCGGATGGCTTCGGCGAACTGCCCGGTGGCATCAGTCAAGCGTTCGCCGTCCAAAGGGTTTGCGATGGCCTTGCCTTTGCGGCTGCGCTTCGACCCGCAGTTCGGACAGGCCGCAAGCATGTTCGAGTGCTCGAATCCGCAGTTCGAGCAGCACGTGAACTTGGCGTTCAACAGCTCGTTGAGAGCATCGCGCAGCTCGGTCGGCGAAGGCATGGGCCCGCTCCGCGCGAATGCGCGCTCGAAACATTCGGCCAGGTGCGGCCCGTATGTGTTGACCGGAAGCGCACCCGGGATGCGTTTGTAGGCGAAGTCGCGGTTCAGGGTGTGTTCGATGCGGGCGTCTACGGGATCCACGTCGGACTCGCGACACTCGAAAGGATGCTCGCCCAAAAACAGCAGCTGGAACACGGCCACTGCAAGCAAAAACCAGTCGCTCTGGGGCGTGAGCACCACGGCCCCTTCGCTTCGTCCGAGCATCTCAGGCGACTTCTCACGGGATTCGGTGGCTGGGTAGACCACGTGGGCAATTCGGTCCTTGACCTGGAAGGAGTCTGCGTCGAGCATCCACATCTGACGCTCTTCCGGATCGAAGACCACGTTTGCCAGCGACAGGTCGCCCACCACAAGATCGGCGTCGTGAGCCGCAATGACGCTCTCGCACAGCATGCGTGCGAGCATGACGCGGAAGCTGGGCGAGACCTGGTCGGAGTGGCTCAGTCGGTTCAGGGACACGCCTTTCACACGCCGCATCAAGTAGCCTGCCCATGCGCCTTGAGAATCGTAGACGTTGCCCTTCGGCAACACCAACATGGAGACGTGCCCGTCGGCCAAGAAACTGTGGTCGATAAGCCACTGGACCTTGCGGCGGCGGCCTTCGCTCCGAAACATCGGGTCGACGATCTTGCAGACGCAGGACGGCTGGCCGTCGACTTCGAACACGAAGCCGCGACCACCGTTGTCCATGCAGGTCAGAGCCAGGTTCTTACCGTCTTCTGAGAAGTAGGCGGGCATGATGCGCTCCTTGCGGGTCGGTTAGATTGACTGAAACAGATTGCGGATACGGGTCAGCGGGCTTTTACGATTGCGGCAGATGCGGCGCGCCACGGCAGGGTTCACCTTGGCGTAGACGGCCTGCTCGTAGAAAGGCCACTCGTTGCGGACATCCACCGAGTCGCTCCAGACCAGAACCACCGTACGGTCGTCGTCCACTAGGTCGAAGAGCCCCGGCAGCGGATCGGGCCCGGGTTCGGGCATGGACGGTTCAGCTCCTTCGATGGGTATGGAACGAGCTTTGCTGCGGGCCGCATACGTTTCGGTGTAGCGTTTCGCGTAGGGACGGTTCGCCGCATGGGTTTCGCCCGGAGCTGCCGGTAGTTGCATGGACCCAGCCTGGAGTTTCGCCGGGTCGTACGCCTGCAGTGCGACAGGATCCGAAGGCTTCACCAGGGCCGGCGCCTTGAAAATGTCGTCCATGCGCGCGTCCACCTGTGATTGGGTCCACCCCACCGGGTAGGACAGCAGGTTCTCCCCTTCGAAGCTCACTTCCTGGGTGCCGTGCTCCTGGTTGTACGAGGCTATGCAGTCGCCGATGCCGTCGGTTGCCACGTAAAACGACTGCACAAGTTCGATGTGCCCGAAACGCCAATGATCGCAGTCGAGCACCATGAAGGTCTGGTTGGCGTTATCGCCTTTCTGCGGCTGTTCAACCATGAAACACTCTCCCGCCTGGTTGACGGCGAATCCCCCGTCGCCAACGTAGCCGTAGAACAAATCGCCCGTCTTGACGTTGTAGGCGGCCACCATGAGCGTGGTACCCAAATCGCCCAGGTTCCAGCCGTGGTCCAGCTTCGCCTTCTGCAACGCGTTGAACGCGGCTCCGAAGCCAGCTTGAACGGCGGGCATCGCAGTGTAGAGAAACGCCTCCCTGTCGCATACGATGGTCGAGCATGCCGCAGCGTACGCGGCGCTGCAGGCAATCTCGGCCGCCTGCTCGCCCAGGGCCTCGCCGCCCATGCCGTCAGCCACCGCCAGGACCACTACATCGTTCGAGCAAACCATCTTGACGCGGTCCTGGTTCGGAAGGCCCTCGGCCCTATGGGAAAGGCCGGTTTCGGACATCTTGTAATACAGCATGAACGTGCCTTTCTCTAATGGGGCTAGGCGATGATCTGCCATACGCTCTGATCCACGCCAAGGGCGCCGATTTCGGCGAGGGCGGCCTCGTTGCCCTTGTACTCGACGTTGGGGTTGGAACCCACGTTGCTGGAACGCTTGGCGATCAGGTCGGAAATAAAGCGCCAGCAATCCACGTCGTCATAGGTCTCGCCCACGTGCTTGATGGCGTGCATGACCTCGTAGGATTTTCCGTTCGCCTTGCTCACCTTGGTGGTCTTGGGACCAAGCGCCCGCAGCAGGTCGTCGTCCACGTTGCCGAAGCCGATGACGAACATGTTGGTCTTAGACGTTCCGACGCGGTGCAGGATCTCCTGCTTCAAACTTTCGGACAGGTCTTCCTGATAGCCTTGTGCGTCGGTGTTCTGGGCATCCGTTGCGATGATCTCCAGGCTGGAGGCGCGCATGAGGTGCTTCGCGTCCTGATCGGCCTTCAGGCGGTCGATGGCGGCGAAATCGCTACGGACCACGCCTTCAAGGTCGGTGCAGCCGCTGGTGTCGATGTGGCCGAAGCCGGCGGCCTTGATGCGTTTAGCCTCTTCCAGATCGCAGAAGGGGATGATCTCGCGCTGTCCTCCGTTGAACAGGACCACGCGGATGTTGTAATGGTACCCCTTGTCAAGCGACGCCTTGGTCAGCTCCTGGAAGATGGCGTCCAGGCCCTTGTCGGCGAAATAACGCACGCCTTCGGGCGGGACCGATGCGCTCATGTCGATGGCGATGTTGACGTTGACCTCCTTGGCAACGCGGGTGTTGCCGGCCGCATAGCGGCGATACGGCTGCTCGTAGCAGGTGGCAGACGCTTGGATTGCAGTGTTCGGAACAGCCAGGTTCGCAAGCACCTGCGTGTTGCCGCTCACGTTGTCCCAACCGGCGTTTCCACCAGCCAGAAGCTCGGTAGGACCACCTGCGGGCACCATGCCGTAGGATTGGTCGTCGCCGCCGAGTCGGTGCCAGATTTTGTTTCCGAAAATGCCCATTGTTCCTCCGATCGCTTGTCGACCCCTTCGGGCCGTTTCTGACAGCCCGAATTGTGCCGTGCGGGGCATATGCGGATTGCGCAATGCCGATTGAGACGTTTTCGGCAGGCGCTTTTGGAGAAGGCGCCCTCTGCATCAACGGTTCGGAAAACGATGCTGCTCAGCGCTGTGGCGCGGCCGTGAGTCGAAGGGTATTGTGTAAAATATGGTGCATTGCATCCGCCGACGTTAGGACCGCGCCATGATGGATAAATCGCTCTTCTCGCTGCCCGGCATCATGCCGGTTATGGGAATGCTCGTGGTGTTTGCGCTGGTGCTTTCCGCAAGCATCATCGGCGAGGCGGTTTCGCTATCCGCAGCCATAACCACCATGTGGCAAGGCGGCTCTCTCGCACATGCGCTGCCGCATATCGCGTTGTTCTTCGGGTGTTTCGCGCTGCAGGCGCTCGTGCATCACCTGCAAGACGGCATGCTCGACAGGTTCGCCAACAAACAGGTTGAGTGCCTGCGCGGTGAGCTTCTGGCAGGCCTGTTCCGCACGCGCGGGCAGATGGTGCGTGATAACGGGACGGCTGCTGTGACTTGGTCGGTGCTTGAAGGCGCCTCGCAGACGGAAAACTACCTGCGCATCATACTGCCCAAGCTCGTTGGCGTGGTAGTAATTCCCTTTGTGCTTCTGATCTGCTCGTTCGTGCTTGACCTTACGTCGGGCATCATCCTTCTGGTCATGTACCCGGTCATCATCTTCTATATGGTCATGCTGGGCAAAGTCGCGAAGGCCAGGGCCGAAAACCAGTACGCTAAATACACGCGCATGTCGAACCATTTCGTGGACACGCTGCGCGGCATGGACACCCTTCGGGCTTTCGGACGCGGTCGCCAAAACGGCGAGCAGATCTATCAGACCAGCGAGGATTTCAGGGTAGCGACCATCGACACATTGAAGGTGGCCACGCTTTCAAGCGCCGTGCTTGACCTGATAGCAACGCTTGGTGTGGCAGGGGTTGCCATCATGCTGGCATTTCACCTGGTAGACGGTTCCATCGGACTGTTCGCAGCGCTTGCAGTGCTGGTGCTTTCTCCCGAATACTTCAAACCCATCCGCCAGTTCGGCAGCGACTACCATGCGTCTTTGGACGGTAAGAACGCTTTGGCTGCCATCGTGGGGATGATCGATGCGGCAAAGGAAACAGTGCCGGCCCGCGAACATGCTGTAGCGCCATGGTCGCCGTATAGCATGCTGGAGCTTGACGAGGTCTCCTACACCTACCCAGGTGCTGATACACCTGCTTTAAAGGATGTGTACCTGTCTATCGAAGGTTGCCAGAAGGTGGGCGTCGTCGGCGTAAGCGGCTCCGGAAAGTCCACTCTGGCAAGTCTGCTTGCGGGTTTTGCATCGCCCGACGGAGGAACAATCACCATCGACGGCGCCACGTTCGACGCCGACGAGGGCGGACTCGGGTTTTCCGATTGGCAGAATCAAGTGGCCTACATTCCCCAAGACCCATACGTGTTCGGCGTGAGCCTGCGCGACAACATCAGGTTTTACGCGCCGGAATCCACCGATGAGCAGGTCATGCGAGCCGTTGAACTTGTCGGCCTGGATGAGCTTCTCGCGCAGCTTCCCGAAGGGCTGGACACGGTGATCGGTGAAGGCGGTCGCGCCTTGTCGGGCGGCCAGGCGCAGCGCATCGCATTGGCCCGCGTGCTTCTGGACGACTCACGGCGCATCCTCATATTCGACGAGCCCACGGCACATCTGGACATCGAAACGGAGCTGGAGCTTAAATCCCGCATGCTGCCGCTGATGGAAGGCAGGTTGGTGATATTCGCCACGCACCGACTGCACTGGCTGGCAGACATGGATTGGATCATCGTCATGGAAGATGGCGATGTGGCAGAGCAGGGCGATTATCGCGAGCTCCTGGCCGAGCGGGGCGCGCTTTGGCGCTTGGTCGAGAACATGAACGGGGGTGCACGATGAGCCGTAGCGAAGACAGGTGGGTTCGCCCCTACTTCAGCAAGTATCGCAAGCCGTTGGTAGCAGCGCTGTTCCTGGGTGTTGTTACGTATGTGGCCGCGACCATGCTCATGTTCGAATCGGGGTACGCCATTAGCGCCACCGGCGAGCGGCCCGAAGGCGGCGTGCTGACCGTATTCATCCCTATCGTCATCGTACAGGTGTGCGCGTTAGGCAAACCCGTCACGCATTATTTCGAGCGGCTCTTCAGCCACGATTGGGTATTCCGCATGACAAGCGACATGCGCCGGCGCCTGTACGATGTGATCGAGCGGAACGCCGTCCGCATGCGCGGCACGCACCGCACCGGTGATTACCTGGGATACATCGCCGAAGACATCGGGCACGTGCAGAACCTGTACCTGCGCACCATCTTCCCCACGGTTATCGCGTGGCTGGTGTATGCGCTGTTGATTGCCGCGCTGGGGCTTTTCGATATTCGGTTCGCGCTTGCCATGGCGTTGATACTTGCAGCCACCTGCGTGCTTCTGCCTTTAGCATCGATGCTGGTCAACCGGGCCCGCATAGAGCGCCGCAAGAGTTTGCGCAGCAGCCTGTATGGGGATCTGGCAGACAACGTGCTGGGCGCAACCGACTGGGTGTTCTCGGGCCGGTCCGGAGAATGCCAAGGGCGCACGCAGGCGGCTGCAGCTCAGGAACGCGCCGTGCAAGCGTCGCTCAACCGGTACGAGCGAGGCAACAACCTGGTGCTTTCGATTGTGTTCGCCATCGGCGTATGTGTGGTGCTGGTGTGGGCAGGCGGAGGCCTGGGCTACGACCCAGGCATCGAAGCGAACTACATCGCGGCGTTCGCGCTGGGGTTCTTCCCGCTCATCGACGCCTTCACTCCCCTCTCTCCCGCGTTGACTCAGGTCAACATCTACCGCGACACGATCGACAGGCTGAACGCGCTGCCGCCAGAGGAGCTTAGGCGGGACTGCGGCAAGACACCCGCTTCGGCAGATATGCACGTCGACGGCGTGGGTTTTTCCTACCCTGGTACCGAGCGTCTTGTCCTAAATCAGGTGAGCCTACATATACCCGCAGGTCAGAAGGTGGCAATCCTCGGTCGAAGCGGTTCGGGCAAATCCACGCTGGCATCGCTCATACGTGGAGAATATGCTCCCGATACGGGAAGCGTTTGCATCGGCGGCGTTCCCACGTTCGAATTAAGCGATGCTCTGACACAATACATCGGCGTGATCCAGCAGAATCCTTATCTGTTCAATAAAACGTTGCGCGACAACCTTAAGCTGGGTAACCCCGAAGCCACCGATGAGCAGGTGCTTGACGCATTGGAACGCGTACACCTAGGCGGGCTGGTGGCTGGACTGCCTGACGGCCTGGATACCATGGTTGACGAAGCCGGCAAACGATTCTCAGGAGGTGAGCGGCATCGTATCGCCATCGCGCGAATCCTTCTGGCAAACACGCCCGTCGTGCTGCTGGATGAGCCGACAGTGGGCCTTGACCCCATAACCGAGCAAGCCTTGCTGGAGACGCTGTTCGAGACCTGTGCGGACCGCACGCTCATCATGATCACGCACCATCTGCAAGGCGCCGACATGTTCGACCGCATCGTGTTCATCGAGGATGGTGCCTTGGCGATGGACGGCTCCCCCGCCCACCTTGCCGCCACCGAGGAACGCTATCGCAACCTCCTCGCTTTCGACCGCGGCCTCTAAGGCGATGTGTCAGTAGGGACGTATTGTTTTGACACATTTTTGTGTCAGTGGGGACAGTTTGGGGCGACGAGGGGCTGTCCACTATTGCCCATGTATCAGCGTGCCAGTCTGTACGTTTCAAATTGAGGCATTCCTGCATCATTGCGGACGGATCTGCTACTGGATAAATGGCTACGCCCGCTGCCCCCTGTCTCAATCTGTCCCTTCTGACACAAAAATGCAAAAATGTGTCAGAAGGAAACGTCCCTAGTGACACACACGCCCCCGACTCATTGGGTTAGTGGCGGATGGCATCGAGGATACGGCGTTTGGCGTCGGCGTAGGCATAGGTCAGCTCGAACTCGTCGAGGGGCAGGTCGCCGCGGTCGATGGTTATTTCGTCGGCGATGCGTGACGGGGTCCCATGGGAAGGGCTTCCTGAAAGCACGTACACGCGGCTTGAAAGGCATACGGCCTCATCCACATCGTGGGTGATGATTAAAGCCGAAAGACCCAAGTCCTTCACTATCCCTAAGAACCATTCGCGCATGTCCATACGCGTCATGGCGTCAAGCGCGCTGAACGGTTCGTCCAAAAGGATGCAGTCGTTGCCCATAAGATGGGTTCGCAGAAGCGCCGCCCTCTGCCGCATGCCGCCCGAAAGCTGATGAGGCCACTTCATCTGGGTTCCCGCCAGCCCGAACCGCTCGAACAACGGCTCGGCAGCAGCCCGCGCCTCTCGTTTCGAAACCCCTTTAAGAACCAAAGGCAAGGCGACGTTGTCTATGACGCGCCGCTGTTCAAGCAGAAGGTCTTTTTGCAGCATGTAGCTCACGCGCCCCGGCTTTCCCGTGACGTCACAGCCATGCACCAGCACCCGTCCCGAAACAGGCTTCGTCAAGCCCGCCAAAGCATGCAGAATGGTTGTTTTTCCGCAGCCGGACTTGCCGACAAGGCAGCACACCTCCCCTGGAAGCACGTGCAGTGAAACTTCCTCAGTCACCACGACGTCCTCCCAGGCAAGGGTGAGTCTATCCGCCGTCAAAACGGATTCAGGCTGAATCAAGGTTTTGTCCAGATTCCGATCAGGCATGGTCCAGACAACCGCTATGCAAGGTAGTCGTTGGTGTAGCCGGCGTCTACTGCGAGCTCGGTTGCAACCAGCTTCTCGTCGTTGAGCCACTGGTAGTAGGCAGCCCAGCGATCCGCATCGAATTCGCCCCAACGCTCGGCATCGCTGATATACTGCCCTGCCAAATACTCCTGGCTTTCGGCAACAAGCTCAGGATCGAGCTCGGGCACGGCCTCGAC
This genomic window contains:
- a CDS encoding Sel1-like repeat-containing protein kinase family protein — encoded protein: MRPTQTPQPKSPTSEPDIVFFVDRMSGDEFSLLDGRLGFVLDAELGKGGQAQVLSVSLDGRRYALKMYANKDDAETEWQALRLHENDLTVPRPYAYGLALHKAVDLDLHSAVVMELIEGTNLGALLSDPDACSALTCEQALAYIKPIVRFGSNACNSRTQIPHRDIKPDNIVINADGQARLLDFGLCKDERVNSESVGTFGFAAPEQMFADVDTQMPSSGLKADTYSMCATLYAMLANGICPGYADDYSPLGSLYHDEDFVSRLYGKVRQELLESFGEVASDSDLQAAVSDSLVSMDARISRAVDAGLAVDPKVRVLPDALESMLPLNKDDYEYRLFTDALLSYVRSDTDAETVAYPQFDTEEDHEFIDALDYFNCGMYDKAVPIFMQQEAKRNTSAMYYLGLCIRDGLGGLPRDPQRVAVLFSQAAKQGNILAQNAFGVMLYEGDGVDRNQAKGIEWIRESARDDEASGRIGFGIAKAWLRDHGLD
- a CDS encoding FHA domain-containing protein, which gives rise to MSVKSMNPEIEICYSGLQAFCETLGKISTGYGRFAGLSGMSSSGDYEEYNPYHDYKLSAKLLATAIFNNTDRFESKSRLSNIWKAADKPKAFEECWLGAGGVGKSATALRNASVMLRDPHATVARLAGIAVESLDADQDDLACRFMYLKDSLEGIYNLKETLEDEILPAMRLGFRAERYREFEIDAFANGIEALLRDMDANNMVEIPSPVRGGKPSLGSVFDVLIERMVSAVIYGPSSKAALPPNYQVTDANVIGSSESDVLPADAKSIALIQMFDGAPGLHGVMGTFSDADVVFIGRNGKADDYKAKVKKLKFSHLTENRRTKVLQLSDANGGASGIHAMVLCDGGRWYVYDLDSSNGTFIRGDDAYVQASPVERLEPGDEIVCGYLGAEFGPYSESALLRFAYCLDAETVIREQDKRHVSALIDAAK
- a CDS encoding serine/threonine protein kinase — protein: MLTLESPTPFAVGGYARLYRAYDSELRRTVALKVDGGSSGSDERGLMHEYRALQTVSGSAYFPEVYSCKRIFSEKYPQLNGNLCMAMELLEGHSLKSVIESTRHLGERKTLEYAKHATLALSVLHGCGLAHRDLHPGNIMLTPTGLKIIDLGISCTTGGPYNPGLLRNGYSPNAALSLEQADLYMLALGLVAARYGRRLSPNLLPDTRLGRWLACCIDPDPRKRFIRANQAFQVLIGAHVA
- a CDS encoding protein phosphatase 2C domain-containing protein, whose product is MLYYKMSETGLSHRAEGLPNQDRVKMVCSNDVVVLAVADGMGGEALGEQAAEIACSAAYAAACSTIVCDREAFLYTAMPAVQAGFGAAFNALQKAKLDHGWNLGDLGTTLMVAAYNVKTGDLFYGYVGDGGFAVNQAGECFMVEQPQKGDNANQTFMVLDCDHWRFGHIELVQSFYVATDGIGDCIASYNQEHGTQEVSFEGENLLSYPVGWTQSQVDARMDDIFKAPALVKPSDPVALQAYDPAKLQAGSMQLPAAPGETHAANRPYAKRYTETYAARSKARSIPIEGAEPSMPEPGPDPLPGLFDLVDDDRTVVLVWSDSVDVRNEWPFYEQAVYAKVNPAVARRICRNRKSPLTRIRNLFQSI
- a CDS encoding VWA domain-containing protein — translated: MGIFGNKIWHRLGGDDQSYGMVPAGGPTELLAGGNAGWDNVSGNTQVLANLAVPNTAIQASATCYEQPYRRYAAGNTRVAKEVNVNIAIDMSASVPPEGVRYFADKGLDAIFQELTKASLDKGYHYNIRVVLFNGGQREIIPFCDLEEAKRIKAAGFGHIDTSGCTDLEGVVRSDFAAIDRLKADQDAKHLMRASSLEIIATDAQNTDAQGYQEDLSESLKQEILHRVGTSKTNMFVIGFGNVDDDLLRALGPKTTKVSKANGKSYEVMHAIKHVGETYDDVDCWRFISDLIAKRSSNVGSNPNVEYKGNEAALAEIGALGVDQSVWQIIA
- the cydD gene encoding thiol reductant ABC exporter subunit CydD; translated protein: MMDKSLFSLPGIMPVMGMLVVFALVLSASIIGEAVSLSAAITTMWQGGSLAHALPHIALFFGCFALQALVHHLQDGMLDRFANKQVECLRGELLAGLFRTRGQMVRDNGTAAVTWSVLEGASQTENYLRIILPKLVGVVVIPFVLLICSFVLDLTSGIILLVMYPVIIFYMVMLGKVAKARAENQYAKYTRMSNHFVDTLRGMDTLRAFGRGRQNGEQIYQTSEDFRVATIDTLKVATLSSAVLDLIATLGVAGVAIMLAFHLVDGSIGLFAALAVLVLSPEYFKPIRQFGSDYHASLDGKNALAAIVGMIDAAKETVPAREHAVAPWSPYSMLELDEVSYTYPGADTPALKDVYLSIEGCQKVGVVGVSGSGKSTLASLLAGFASPDGGTITIDGATFDADEGGLGFSDWQNQVAYIPQDPYVFGVSLRDNIRFYAPESTDEQVMRAVELVGLDELLAQLPEGLDTVIGEGGRALSGGQAQRIALARVLLDDSRRILIFDEPTAHLDIETELELKSRMLPLMEGRLVIFATHRLHWLADMDWIIVMEDGDVAEQGDYRELLAERGALWRLVENMNGGAR
- the cydC gene encoding thiol reductant ABC exporter subunit CydC, whose amino-acid sequence is MSRSEDRWVRPYFSKYRKPLVAALFLGVVTYVAATMLMFESGYAISATGERPEGGVLTVFIPIVIVQVCALGKPVTHYFERLFSHDWVFRMTSDMRRRLYDVIERNAVRMRGTHRTGDYLGYIAEDIGHVQNLYLRTIFPTVIAWLVYALLIAALGLFDIRFALAMALILAATCVLLPLASMLVNRARIERRKSLRSSLYGDLADNVLGATDWVFSGRSGECQGRTQAAAAQERAVQASLNRYERGNNLVLSIVFAIGVCVVLVWAGGGLGYDPGIEANYIAAFALGFFPLIDAFTPLSPALTQVNIYRDTIDRLNALPPEELRRDCGKTPASADMHVDGVGFSYPGTERLVLNQVSLHIPAGQKVAILGRSGSGKSTLASLIRGEYAPDTGSVCIGGVPTFELSDALTQYIGVIQQNPYLFNKTLRDNLKLGNPEATDEQVLDALERVHLGGLVAGLPDGLDTMVDEAGKRFSGGERHRIAIARILLANTPVVLLDEPTVGLDPITEQALLETLFETCADRTLIMITHHLQGADMFDRIVFIEDGALAMDGSPAHLAATEERYRNLLAFDRGL
- a CDS encoding ABC transporter ATP-binding protein, with product MPDRNLDKTLIQPESVLTADRLTLAWEDVVVTEEVSLHVLPGEVCCLVGKSGCGKTTILHALAGLTKPVSGRVLVHGCDVTGKPGRVSYMLQKDLLLEQRRVIDNVALPLVLKGVSKREARAAAEPLFERFGLAGTQMKWPHQLSGGMRQRAALLRTHLMGNDCILLDEPFSALDAMTRMDMREWFLGIVKDLGLSALIITHDVDEAVCLSSRVYVLSGSPSHGTPSRIADEITIDRGDLPLDEFELTYAYADAKRRILDAIRH